From Curtobacterium sp. MCBA15_012:
CGGCGGGCAGTGCAGCTGGACGAGGTCGAGCGTGTCCTGCTGCAGGTTCCGCCGCGAGCGGTCCACCCACGCGCGGAAGTTCGCGGCGACGTAGTTCTCCGGCACCTGGTCGGCGCGACGGCCCATCTTGGTCGTCACGGTGAGCGGGACGTCGGGGTTGGCCCGTCGCCAGGCTCCGATGCGCTGCTCGCTCCGGCCGTCGCCGTACACGTCGGCGGTGTCGAACAGGGTGACGCCGGACTCGACCGAGGCGTCCATCACGGCGGCGGCGTCCTGCTCGCTGACGGGACCCCAGTCACCGCCGAACTGCCAGGTGCCGAGACCGACCACGGACACGGAGCGGCCGGTACGGCCGAGGGTGCGACTCTGCATGCCGTCGAGCGTAGTCACGGCCGGTGCGGGCGGTGCCCGGACCGTCCGGTCCGGGCACCGTCGTCGTGCGGCAGGATCGGCGACGTGGACCGTCCCGCCGCCGCACCGCCCCAGCCGTCGCTCGCCCGCCGTCTGACCCTGCCCGACGCCGTGCTCATCGGGCTCGGGTCGATGATCGGGGCGGGCGTGTTCTCGGCGTTCGCACCCGCGGCCGCAGCCGCGGGCGCGTGGCTGCTCCTCGCCCTGGCGCTCGCCGGTGCCGTCGCGTTCTGCAACGCCACCTCGTCCGCCCAGCTCGCGGCGCAGTACCCGACCTCGGGCGGCACCTACGTGTACGGACGGGAGCGGCTGGGACCGTGGGCCGGGTACGCCGCCGGGTGGTGCTTCGTCGTCGGGAAGACCGCGAGTGCCGCGGCCATGGCGCTCACCTTCGCGTCCCACGTCGCCCCGGGGCCCTGGACGAGACCGGTCGCCGTCCTCGCGGTGCTCGCGACCACCGGGGTGAACCTGCTCGGGATCACCCGGACCGCGCGGCTCACCCGCGTGCTCGTCGCGGTCGCCCTCGTCGCGCTCGTCACCGTCGTCGTGATCGGCGCGACGACCACCGCCCCCGCCGCGGACGGACCAGCCGGGGGCCCGTCACCGCTCGGGGTGCTGCAGGCCGCGGGCTTCCTGTTCTTCGCGTTCGCCGGGTACGCCCGCATCGCCACCATTGGCGAGGAGGTCGTCGACCCCGCCCGGACGATCCCGCGCGCGGTCGTCCTCGCGCTCGGGCTCGCCCTCGTCGTCTACGCCGCGGTCGCGCTCGCCCTGCTGCACGCCCTCGGCCCGGCGGGCACGGCGGGCACGCCGACACCCCTCGCCGCCGTCGCCGCGCTCCCCGGCGGGCCGTGGCCGGTCGTCGTCCGCGTCGGGGCCGCCGCGGCCTCCCTCGGGGCGCTGCTCGCGATCGTCGCCGGCATCGGTCGGACCGCCCTCGCCATGGCCCGCGGCGGCGACCTGCCCGCGGCGCTCGCCGCCGTGCACCCCCGCCGCCGGGTGCCCCACCGCGCCGAGGCGCTCCTCGCCGTCGTCGTCTGCGTCCTCGTGACGACCGTCGACCTGCGCGCGGCGATCGGCGCCTCGGCGTTCGGTGTCCTGCTCTACTACGCGGTCGCGAACGCCGCGGCGTGGACGCAGGACCGCGCGCACCGCCGCTGGCCCCGGGCGCTGGCGCTCGCCGGGGTGGTCGGGTGCGTGGTGCTCGTCGCCGCCCTGCCACCGTCGTCCGTGGTGGCGGGCACCGTGGTGCTGGCGGTCGGACTCGCGCTGCGGTGGGTGCGGCTGCGCCGTTCCGCTCCACGGCGCCCGAGTCCGCCGCCGGGCGACTGACGCTCGCGGGTGCGCCGGACGCCAGGGGAGCCCGGCCGATCACCGGGGTCGCGCCGCGCTCGGTCCCCGTCGTCAGTCCGCGGAGCGGGGGTCCGTCGACGGGTCGTACCGCTGGTCGCCCCAGGTCCCGTCGTCACCGGGTGGGGCCGGGTGCTCCGACTGCCAGGTGCTGCTCACGTCGTCGAACTCGGACGCGCCGCACCAGTCGCCCGCGGACAGGTCCGAGACGCCGAAGACCACGAACAGCGAGGACTCCGGCACGATGCCGAGGGACTCGCCCCTGGCCGTCATGCACCCCTGGAACCGGTGGAACGCCGCGAGGTACTCGCTCCGGGTGACGACGCCGTCCCGGACCGCCTCCTGCTGCGCGGCGCTGGGTCCGGGCAGCGGCGGAGCCCCGAGCCACCCCGTCGACAGTGTCCAGCGCGCACCGGGAGTGGTGCGGACGACGACGGTGCGCGACGGCAGCGCTCCGACCGCGATCGTGCCCGTCACGGTCCGACCCGGGTCGCACGAGGGCACCGAGGACCCGCCTGCCTCCGATGCCGCGAAGCCGACCCGCGTCGCCCCGGCGTCGGACAGGCAGCGGAGTGACCAGGCGAGCTGCTCGGCGCCG
This genomic window contains:
- a CDS encoding APC family permease; the protein is MDRPAAAPPQPSLARRLTLPDAVLIGLGSMIGAGVFSAFAPAAAAAGAWLLLALALAGAVAFCNATSSAQLAAQYPTSGGTYVYGRERLGPWAGYAAGWCFVVGKTASAAAMALTFASHVAPGPWTRPVAVLAVLATTGVNLLGITRTARLTRVLVAVALVALVTVVVIGATTTAPAADGPAGGPSPLGVLQAAGFLFFAFAGYARIATIGEEVVDPARTIPRAVVLALGLALVVYAAVALALLHALGPAGTAGTPTPLAAVAALPGGPWPVVVRVGAAAASLGALLAIVAGIGRTALAMARGGDLPAALAAVHPRRRVPHRAEALLAVVVCVLVTTVDLRAAIGASAFGVLLYYAVANAAAWTQDRAHRRWPRALALAGVVGCVVLVAALPPSSVVAGTVVLAVGLALRWVRLRRSAPRRPSPPPGD